In the Flagellimonas sp. MMG031 genome, one interval contains:
- a CDS encoding heavy metal translocating P-type ATPase, with amino-acid sequence MDAIDIIEDTERKPKTVSKKSFPVTGMTCAACASSVESMLGHTEGVYNASVNFANSTVLVEYDSAMDLSDLQNAVRQIGYDIIVDAEDPTEVQEELSKKHYVSIKKRTLWSAILTLPIFLLGMFFMDWVLGRWISLVLAVPILFWFGRSFFINAFKQARFGKANMDTLVALSTGIAFLFSAFNTFFPEFWLSKGMEPHVYYEAATVIITFISLGKLLEEKAKSNTSSAIKKLMGLQPKTLKVIEDGEEREISISSVKVGQTILVRPGEKIPVDGTVSKGSSYVDESMITGEPVPVEKTKGEKVFAGTVNQKGSFQFVADRVGGETLLSQIIKMVQEAQGSKAPVQKLVDRIAGIFVPVVMTISVVTFITWMFLGGEDAFTHALLTAVAVLVIACPCALGLATPTAIMVGIGKGAEHNILIKDAESLELGYKVNAIVLDKTGTITEGKPVVTDMVFADHVTDHRGLEQILYAMEGQSEHPLAEAVVSFLKNRKVNPIEILNFNSITGKGVRAEALDGTQYLVGNHKLMVEKGIAMDDNLGHMVEGLEQEAKTVIYFGGGGKVKAILAIMDSIKKSSKEAIREMQGNGMEVYMMTGDNKMTAEAVSQQVGIKSYEAEVLPSEKADFVKRLQESGKVVAMVGDGINDSQALAQADVSIAMGKGSDIAMDVAKMTLITSDLNAIPKALKLSHKTVIGIRQNLFWAFIYNIIGIPIAAGLLYPINGFLLDPMIAGAAMAFSSVSVVLNSLRLKTIKL; translated from the coding sequence ATGGATGCAATCGATATTATTGAGGACACCGAAAGGAAACCGAAGACGGTGTCAAAAAAATCTTTCCCGGTCACTGGAATGACCTGTGCTGCCTGTGCATCCAGCGTGGAATCCATGCTAGGCCATACGGAAGGGGTCTACAATGCCAGTGTCAACTTTGCCAATAGTACGGTCCTTGTGGAGTATGACAGTGCTATGGACCTAAGCGATCTTCAAAATGCGGTACGTCAAATCGGTTATGATATAATTGTGGATGCCGAGGATCCTACCGAAGTACAGGAAGAGCTTTCGAAAAAGCATTATGTATCCATAAAAAAGCGAACCCTTTGGTCCGCTATTTTGACACTTCCCATTTTCCTTCTGGGGATGTTTTTTATGGATTGGGTCCTGGGTAGGTGGATTTCGTTGGTACTTGCCGTTCCTATCCTGTTCTGGTTTGGCCGAAGTTTTTTCATAAATGCCTTCAAACAGGCCAGATTCGGTAAGGCCAATATGGATACCTTGGTCGCACTCAGTACGGGCATTGCCTTTTTGTTCAGTGCATTCAATACCTTTTTTCCTGAATTTTGGCTCAGTAAAGGCATGGAACCCCATGTATATTATGAGGCGGCCACAGTGATCATCACCTTTATTTCATTGGGGAAATTATTGGAAGAAAAGGCGAAATCAAATACATCCTCCGCCATAAAGAAATTGATGGGGTTGCAGCCCAAGACCTTAAAGGTGATAGAAGATGGGGAGGAAAGGGAAATCTCTATTTCTTCGGTCAAGGTAGGTCAAACGATATTGGTCAGACCGGGAGAGAAAATCCCTGTGGATGGAACAGTGTCCAAAGGAAGTTCCTATGTTGATGAAAGTATGATCACGGGCGAACCCGTCCCTGTAGAAAAGACAAAGGGTGAAAAAGTTTTTGCCGGTACCGTAAACCAAAAAGGAAGCTTTCAGTTTGTAGCTGACCGGGTGGGAGGGGAGACCCTTTTGTCCCAGATCATCAAGATGGTGCAGGAAGCACAGGGGAGCAAGGCGCCCGTACAAAAATTGGTGGACAGGATTGCCGGTATTTTTGTTCCCGTGGTAATGACGATTTCAGTGGTGACATTTATCACCTGGATGTTCCTGGGAGGTGAGGACGCTTTTACCCATGCACTGTTGACCGCAGTTGCCGTATTGGTAATAGCTTGTCCTTGTGCGCTGGGTTTGGCAACCCCCACAGCCATCATGGTGGGAATCGGCAAGGGGGCCGAACACAATATCCTCATCAAAGATGCGGAAAGTTTGGAGTTGGGTTACAAAGTAAATGCCATTGTCCTGGATAAAACGGGAACCATAACAGAAGGAAAGCCAGTGGTGACCGATATGGTCTTTGCGGACCATGTGACCGATCACAGGGGCCTGGAGCAAATTTTATATGCCATGGAAGGACAGTCCGAACATCCCTTGGCTGAAGCCGTGGTCTCCTTTTTAAAAAATAGAAAGGTAAATCCGATCGAAATTTTGAACTTCAATAGTATTACAGGAAAAGGTGTTCGAGCTGAGGCATTGGATGGAACCCAATACCTTGTGGGCAATCATAAGTTGATGGTCGAAAAAGGAATCGCCATGGATGACAACCTGGGGCACATGGTCGAAGGGTTAGAGCAGGAGGCCAAAACGGTCATATACTTTGGCGGTGGAGGCAAGGTAAAGGCGATTTTGGCCATTATGGATAGCATAAAAAAGTCCTCAAAGGAAGCCATACGGGAAATGCAGGGGAATGGTATGGAAGTTTACATGATGACCGGTGATAACAAGATGACAGCCGAAGCCGTATCACAACAGGTGGGTATCAAAAGCTATGAAGCCGAAGTGCTCCCATCAGAGAAAGCTGATTTTGTAAAAAGGCTTCAAGAAAGTGGAAAGGTGGTCGCCATGGTGGGCGATGGTATCAATGATTCGCAGGCACTTGCCCAAGCAGATGTCAGCATCGCCATGGGCAAAGGGTCCGACATAGCCATGGATGTCGCGAAAATGACCCTGATCACCTCTGATTTAAATGCGATTCCCAAAGCGCTGAAGCTCTCCCATAAGACCGTTATAGGTATAAGACAAAATCTTTTTTGGGCCTTTATATACAATATCATTGGAATTCCTATAGCTGCAGGGCTTCTATATCCAATCAATGGATTTTTGTTGGACCCGATGATAGCTGGTGCCGCTATGGCCTTTAGCAGTGTATCGGTCGTATTGAACAGTTTGAGGCTTAAAACGATTAAACTATAG
- a CDS encoding DUF305 domain-containing protein, which translates to MEDSQRKSNNYLKFFAMIGTSMVAMFFLMYTHSYQIIDHFWYSETRFFMTLIMGGSMIIIMLLYMLQMYKDRRKNMSILALGVLLIAGGIWLVRSQVTVSGVDYMEGMIPHHSIAILTSKRSQIKDVRVRELANEIIKAQRREIMEMQWLINDIKENGIVETEAGKEKRPIPKFEGSLSEETKNLAE; encoded by the coding sequence ATGGAAGATAGTCAAAGGAAATCCAATAATTATTTAAAGTTTTTTGCGATGATTGGCACCTCAATGGTCGCCATGTTTTTTTTAATGTACACCCACTCATATCAAATCATTGATCATTTTTGGTATAGTGAGACTAGATTTTTCATGACTTTGATAATGGGGGGATCGATGATCATTATTATGCTGCTATATATGCTACAGATGTATAAAGACCGACGCAAGAACATGTCAATTTTAGCCTTGGGTGTTTTGTTGATTGCAGGTGGGATATGGCTGGTCAGGAGTCAGGTTACCGTTTCAGGAGTCGACTACATGGAAGGAATGATACCCCATCATTCCATTGCTATTTTGACCAGTAAACGTTCTCAAATAAAAGATGTCAGGGTACGTGAGCTTGCCAATGAAATTATCAAGGCGCAACGCAGGGAGATAATGGAAATGCAATGGTTGATAAACGACATCAAGGAAAATGGAATAGTGGAAACCGAAGCTGGGAAAGAAAAGCGGCCTATTCCTAAATTCGAGGGATCGCTTAGCGAAGAAACAAAGAATCTGGCCGAATGA
- a CDS encoding heavy metal-associated domain-containing protein codes for MKRRYQIEGMTCDGCRGHVEEALFNVAGVADVAVNLKNAEATVESQFEVPLENLQKALENNGGQYKIQAMSKAN; via the coding sequence ATGAAAAGAAGATACCAAATAGAAGGAATGACTTGTGATGGCTGTAGGGGGCACGTTGAAGAAGCTCTTTTCAATGTGGCCGGTGTAGCCGATGTAGCGGTCAATCTAAAAAACGCAGAAGCTACAGTGGAGTCGCAATTTGAGGTCCCCCTTGAAAATCTACAAAAGGCATTGGAAAATAACGGAGGTCAATATAAAATACAAGCGATGAGCAAAGCCAATTGA
- a CDS encoding AraC family transcriptional regulator has protein sequence MVCPRCIMAVKGILDDEGIPYMNVSLGEITLNGKITPEKREGLNERLEKIGFTIINDRKGQLIEQIKNLVIEAIHYTGPMEKVKWPEYLSDGLHLDYKYLSSLFSAVESITLEQYIINQKIEKIKEFLVYDELGLKEIAFQLDYSSVAYLSNQFKKVTGMTPTQFKKSAIQNRISLDDI, from the coding sequence ATGGTCTGTCCGAGATGCATCATGGCCGTCAAAGGTATTTTGGACGATGAGGGCATTCCCTATATGAATGTGTCGTTGGGTGAAATAACCCTCAATGGGAAAATCACGCCTGAAAAACGGGAAGGTCTCAACGAACGACTTGAGAAAATTGGATTTACGATCATCAACGATCGTAAAGGTCAGTTGATAGAACAGATCAAAAACCTAGTGATTGAGGCGATACACTACACCGGACCCATGGAAAAGGTCAAATGGCCCGAATACCTTTCCGATGGATTGCATCTTGACTATAAGTATCTTAGTTCGCTGTTTTCCGCGGTGGAAAGCATTACCTTGGAGCAATATATCATCAACCAAAAGATTGAAAAGATCAAAGAGTTTCTTGTTTATGACGAATTGGGCTTAAAAGAAATAGCGTTTCAATTGGACTATAGCAGCGTTGCCTATTTAAGCAACCAATTTAAAAAAGTAACTGGAATGACACCTACACAATTTAAGAAAAGTGCCATTCAAAATAGAATATCGCTTGATGATATTTAA
- a CDS encoding PepSY domain-containing protein produces MVGRKTSMKVRKIHRYLGLFIGIQFLMWTISGLYFSWTDIDEIHGDQFIKEHVSQPEFGNLIAPNGHGNVKVTSLELRNIGGSPYYWINGGVLMDAQTGEIKKGIDEQQALAVASQYMLPELKVKDVERLTQTGGQHEYRGRPLAAYVITYETDENLKAYVSEADGSFQRVRHRAWRWFDFLWMTHTMDYEGRDDFNTMVLRIFSLMGLITVLSGFLLWYVSSPTIRKLWKRR; encoded by the coding sequence ATGGTCGGAAGAAAAACATCGATGAAAGTCAGAAAGATACATAGGTATCTTGGCCTATTTATTGGTATCCAGTTCCTTATGTGGACTATCAGCGGACTATATTTTAGTTGGACGGACATTGATGAGATCCATGGGGATCAATTCATCAAGGAGCATGTGAGCCAGCCCGAGTTTGGCAATTTGATTGCTCCCAATGGACACGGGAACGTTAAGGTCACATCTTTGGAATTGAGAAATATAGGGGGAAGTCCCTATTATTGGATCAATGGTGGGGTTTTGATGGATGCACAAACGGGGGAGATCAAAAAGGGTATCGATGAACAACAGGCCTTGGCCGTTGCCTCACAGTATATGTTGCCAGAACTTAAGGTCAAAGATGTCGAAAGACTCACCCAAACAGGTGGGCAGCACGAGTATCGGGGACGTCCATTAGCGGCCTATGTGATAACCTATGAAACGGATGAAAACCTGAAAGCGTATGTCTCAGAGGCCGATGGGTCGTTCCAACGTGTGAGGCATCGGGCCTGGAGATGGTTCGATTTTTTATGGATGACCCATACCATGGACTATGAGGGACGGGACGATTTTAACACCATGGTTTTACGGATTTTTTCCCTGATGGGATTGATTACCGTTTTGAGCGGATTCTTGTTGTGGTATGTCAGCTCCCCAACGATCAGAAAACTATGGAAAAGGCGATAG
- a CDS encoding nuclear transport factor 2 family protein, with product MKRITLQIFLMAVFLTGTSFGQTNPNKENLDQDRAAVLRILESYKEALQNLTTEGTLELFAEDSEVFESGGVEGTYQHYLDHHIGPELGHFNSFKFSDYTIEVKVELPFAFTTESYVYTIGLKSENGGEGKMISRKGVATSILKKMDGEWKIVKMHNSSRNNWKN from the coding sequence ATGAAACGTATTACTTTACAGATTTTTCTAATGGCCGTATTTCTCACAGGGACAAGCTTTGGCCAAACAAACCCTAACAAGGAAAACCTAGACCAGGACAGGGCCGCTGTGCTGAGGATATTGGAAAGCTATAAAGAAGCACTGCAAAACTTGACCACGGAAGGTACCTTGGAGCTTTTTGCGGAAGATTCCGAAGTTTTTGAATCCGGGGGCGTGGAAGGCACCTATCAACATTATCTCGACCATCATATAGGTCCAGAACTCGGACATTTCAACAGTTTTAAGTTTTCGGATTATACCATCGAGGTGAAGGTGGAGCTACCCTTTGCCTTTACCACGGAAAGCTATGTCTATACCATTGGCCTAAAATCGGAAAATGGAGGTGAGGGCAAAATGATCAGCAGAAAAGGGGTTGCCACCTCAATCCTTAAAAAAATGGATGGGGAATGGAAAATTGTGAAGATGCATAATTCCTCACGGAACAACTGGAAGAACTAA
- a CDS encoding heme-binding domain-containing protein, whose translation MKVLKIIVLVVLLGFVGIQFVPTDPNLSDVVPDTDFMSVNQVAKDIEHDLRVSCYDCHSNNTQYPWYNKVQPIAWFLEEHIKEGKEELNFNEWGDYSDRRKRSKLKSIASQIEDDKMPLSSYTLIHKDAKLSVEEKERILTLVNDLMEELDN comes from the coding sequence ATGAAAGTACTGAAAATCATAGTATTGGTAGTGCTGTTGGGATTTGTGGGCATCCAGTTTGTGCCCACAGATCCCAACTTGAGCGATGTGGTTCCCGATACGGACTTCATGTCGGTGAACCAGGTTGCCAAGGATATCGAACACGATTTGCGGGTATCTTGCTATGATTGCCACAGTAACAACACCCAATACCCGTGGTACAATAAGGTCCAACCCATCGCCTGGTTTTTGGAAGAACACATCAAAGAGGGAAAGGAAGAACTCAATTTCAATGAATGGGGCGACTATTCGGATCGAAGAAAAAGGAGCAAACTAAAGTCCATCGCAAGTCAGATCGAAGACGATAAGATGCCCCTATCTTCCTATACCCTGATCCATAAGGATGCAAAATTATCGGTGGAAGAGAAAGAACGGATATTGACCTTGGTAAATGATCTAATGGAAGAATTGGATAATTGA
- a CDS encoding DUF3347 domain-containing protein, translating to MKRTTVTLSTIAIALLTITVISCKDGKKETNDKEGAHMEMGTEEGHHHESSAGEMDHGTMDHDMGSSDAQGTSVIDSYLQLKDALVADNKDEAAKSGQALASALGSFDISGYDEQQQKELSDIIEVAKEHGEHIAKSDIGHQREHFEGLGKDMVDFIAITGTSKTLYQQFCPMYNNNQGGTWLSASSEIQNPFFGSKMLTCGKVQKEIN from the coding sequence ATGAAAAGAACAACAGTTACATTAAGTACAATTGCCATTGCGCTTTTGACCATTACCGTGATTTCCTGTAAGGACGGTAAGAAGGAAACAAATGACAAGGAAGGAGCCCATATGGAGATGGGAACGGAAGAGGGCCATCACCATGAGAGCTCTGCGGGGGAAATGGACCACGGGACCATGGACCATGATATGGGTTCGTCCGATGCACAGGGCACATCCGTGATCGATAGCTACCTCCAACTGAAGGATGCCCTGGTGGCGGACAATAAGGATGAAGCGGCCAAATCGGGCCAAGCCTTGGCCAGTGCCTTGGGCAGCTTTGATATCAGCGGATACGATGAACAGCAACAGAAGGAGCTGTCCGATATCATTGAAGTGGCCAAGGAACATGGGGAGCATATCGCCAAAAGTGATATCGGTCACCAACGGGAACACTTTGAGGGACTGGGCAAGGATATGGTCGATTTTATTGCCATAACCGGGACTTCCAAAACCTTGTACCAACAATTCTGCCCCATGTACAACAACAACCAAGGAGGAACGTGGCTCAGCGCAAGCAGCGAAATCCAGAATCCATTTTTTGGAAGTAAGATGTTGACCTGTGGTAAGGTGCAAAAGGAAATCAATTAA
- a CDS encoding APC family permease produces the protein MAEYKKNSLSLTNTIALGTGVMIGAGIFALLGQVAELSGQWFPFAFLIGAVISGFSSYTYVKMSNTYPSAGGIGMYLKKVYGKTAWTATGALLMALSMVINESLVARTFGTYVLELFDVESKGFWPPILGVLLLITAFIVNVMGNKAIGGSSLVMAILKIGGIAVFAIGGLWAAGFTFDQVVPSQSLTEHSLVDYLGALALSILAYKGFTTITNSGDEIVDPKRNVGRAIVISLVICTLVYLMVAFAVSSNLSIQEIIAAKDYSLAEASRPAFGKYGVWFTVGLAIISTVSGVVASIFAVSRMTTMLTEKELIPHRHFGIPGDIQKHMLVYTVVIAIGLTMLFDLSRIAALGAIFYLIMDIGIHWGVLNNLRKEIGANPIILITALVLDVLVLGAFIWSKAGSDLLVVIVALVLMVLIFFGERLFLGKKRTVEEE, from the coding sequence ATGGCAGAATACAAAAAAAATAGCCTGAGTCTGACCAATACCATTGCTTTGGGAACCGGTGTGATGATCGGTGCGGGAATTTTTGCGCTCTTGGGTCAGGTTGCCGAACTCTCCGGCCAATGGTTTCCCTTTGCTTTTTTAATCGGGGCAGTCATCTCAGGTTTCAGTTCCTACACCTATGTCAAAATGTCCAATACCTACCCCTCTGCCGGGGGCATTGGCATGTACCTCAAAAAGGTTTACGGTAAAACGGCCTGGACCGCCACCGGTGCACTGCTGATGGCCCTTTCCATGGTCATCAATGAGAGTTTGGTGGCCCGGACGTTCGGGACCTACGTATTGGAGCTTTTTGATGTGGAGTCGAAAGGATTCTGGCCCCCGATCCTTGGGGTATTGTTGTTGATCACAGCCTTTATTGTCAATGTGATGGGAAACAAAGCTATCGGGGGATCGTCCTTGGTCATGGCCATACTAAAAATCGGCGGGATAGCGGTTTTTGCCATTGGTGGCCTTTGGGCAGCTGGATTTACCTTTGATCAGGTCGTTCCTTCCCAGTCCTTGACCGAGCATTCCCTGGTGGATTATTTGGGGGCATTGGCACTGTCGATATTGGCCTATAAGGGTTTTACCACCATTACCAATAGTGGGGATGAGATCGTCGATCCCAAACGTAACGTGGGACGGGCCATTGTCATTTCTTTGGTGATATGTACCCTGGTCTATCTCATGGTGGCATTTGCGGTCTCTTCCAATCTTTCCATCCAGGAAATCATTGCGGCCAAGGACTATTCGCTGGCCGAGGCATCCAGACCCGCTTTTGGAAAATATGGGGTCTGGTTCACCGTTGGTCTGGCGATCATATCCACCGTTTCCGGGGTCGTTGCCAGCATTTTTGCCGTTTCCCGGATGACCACCATGCTCACTGAAAAGGAATTGATACCACATCGACATTTTGGGATTCCCGGGGACATACAGAAACATATGTTGGTGTATACCGTGGTGATTGCCATAGGGCTCACCATGTTGTTCGATCTGAGCCGGATCGCTGCATTGGGGGCCATCTTTTATTTGATCATGGATATCGGGATCCATTGGGGGGTCCTAAACAATCTACGAAAGGAAATCGGTGCAAATCCCATTATCCTCATTACGGCCCTTGTGCTGGATGTACTGGTGTTGGGCGCCTTTATTTGGTCAAAGGCCGGTAGTGATCTTTTGGTGGTCATTGTTGCCCTGGTATTGATGGTGCTTATTTTTTTCGGGGAACGATTGTTTTTGGGGAAAAAGCGTACGGTCGAGGAAGAATAA
- a CDS encoding multicopper oxidase domain-containing protein, protein MKILKSKILFFVLTALTTHVFGQVGTNGEDRKEEGRPVREYNLVLEQNKLTLGGVTADAMTINGSIPGPVLEFNEGDLALINVTNKMDVETSVHWHGLILPNFYDGVPYLTTPPIEPGTTFQYRIPINQSGTYWYHSHTMLQEQKGVYGSILIHPKEKTLDYDKDLVVVLSDWTNEKAMNVLRNLKRGNEWYQVKKGTAVPLSRVIKEGALGAQLKFWRDRMEGADIADIYYPAFLTNGKTLAEYPDFKPGEKVRLRFVNASASTYYWMDFGGGNPMVVSGDGVDVEPVSKSRFLFGIAETYDVIVTVPEGTLEVTATAQDGSGHTSLHLGQGTLFPATTIDRPDKVAMMKQMARMDMKMGAPAMAGNKKKNTPEYLMHKYGMQMDMKDGSMDMGMHNGMSMDKTKMSGQKDKPIAKMDDKRPMNANEDHRHMEMDKKMGDMAGMEKDSTSMKSTGHKDKMENPMVQTMPMMQKDTSAFDYDTRKTYFNYDFLKAKESTTYNADLPVNDILLNLTGNMQRYIWSMNGVPLSETDKIKIKGGEVTRITLNNLTMMHHPMHLHGHYFRVINENGEKSPLKHTVNVPPMQKVVIEFYNEEYGDWFFHCHILYHMMGGMARVFSYDTPRDLRMKDFPVQKLVDETDHYYAWGAARLGSNFNELFLVSSNIRNEFGVRAEFDYDQNAEVEVNYNRYLNDWVRVYAGVNTETSIPDSYDRFNTVGLIGVKYFTPYRFNMDVSMDHQLRPRIRLDRELLLFPRIFLEGEYEFRADFGWVNDLGNSSYESETQWLVGASYILSRNFSIQANYNNRYGWGGGLLARF, encoded by the coding sequence ATGAAAATATTGAAATCTAAAATCTTGTTTTTTGTCCTAACTGCCTTGACGACCCATGTTTTTGGGCAAGTGGGGACAAATGGTGAGGACAGAAAAGAGGAAGGTAGACCCGTTCGGGAATACAATCTTGTACTGGAACAGAACAAATTGACCCTCGGTGGGGTCACTGCCGATGCAATGACCATCAATGGGAGTATTCCGGGACCGGTCTTGGAATTCAACGAGGGTGACCTCGCCCTGATCAACGTGACCAATAAGATGGATGTGGAAACCTCCGTACACTGGCATGGATTGATCTTGCCCAATTTTTATGACGGGGTTCCCTATTTGACCACACCGCCCATAGAACCTGGCACAACTTTCCAATATCGGATTCCGATCAACCAATCAGGTACCTATTGGTACCATTCCCACACCATGCTGCAAGAGCAAAAGGGGGTGTATGGCTCGATACTGATCCATCCCAAGGAAAAGACGTTGGACTACGATAAGGATTTGGTCGTGGTGCTTTCCGATTGGACGAACGAAAAGGCCATGAACGTGCTCCGAAACCTTAAACGGGGAAACGAGTGGTACCAGGTCAAAAAAGGGACCGCGGTGCCCTTGAGCAGGGTCATCAAGGAAGGTGCACTAGGTGCACAGCTCAAATTTTGGCGAGATCGTATGGAGGGAGCGGATATTGCGGATATCTACTACCCCGCATTTTTGACCAATGGGAAAACATTGGCCGAATACCCTGATTTCAAACCAGGGGAAAAAGTGCGGCTCAGGTTCGTCAATGCCTCTGCCTCCACCTATTATTGGATGGATTTCGGTGGCGGTAACCCCATGGTGGTTTCCGGGGATGGTGTCGATGTGGAGCCTGTTTCCAAAAGTCGTTTTCTTTTTGGCATTGCCGAGACCTATGATGTCATCGTGACCGTTCCTGAAGGCACTTTGGAGGTAACCGCCACGGCACAGGACGGCTCCGGGCATACCTCGTTGCACTTAGGTCAGGGAACGCTTTTTCCCGCAACGACCATCGATAGGCCCGACAAAGTGGCGATGATGAAACAAATGGCCCGAATGGACATGAAAATGGGGGCTCCGGCAATGGCCGGCAACAAAAAAAAGAACACACCCGAATATCTCATGCACAAGTACGGAATGCAGATGGACATGAAGGATGGCAGCATGGATATGGGTATGCACAATGGGATGTCTATGGATAAGACCAAAATGAGCGGTCAAAAGGATAAACCCATTGCGAAGATGGATGATAAAAGGCCTATGAATGCGAATGAAGATCATAGGCACATGGAGATGGATAAAAAGATGGGGGATATGGCAGGAATGGAAAAGGATTCAACGTCAATGAAATCCACCGGACATAAGGACAAGATGGAAAACCCTATGGTTCAGACTATGCCAATGATGCAGAAAGACACTTCAGCTTTTGATTACGATACCCGTAAAACGTATTTCAACTATGACTTCTTAAAAGCAAAGGAAAGTACTACCTATAATGCCGATCTGCCCGTCAATGACATTCTGTTGAACCTGACGGGAAATATGCAACGGTATATCTGGAGTATGAACGGTGTGCCACTTTCAGAAACCGATAAGATCAAGATCAAAGGTGGGGAAGTAACCCGGATCACCCTCAACAACCTGACCATGATGCACCATCCGATGCACCTCCATGGGCATTATTTCAGGGTCATCAATGAGAATGGTGAAAAGTCACCCTTGAAACATACGGTCAATGTGCCGCCCATGCAGAAAGTGGTCATCGAATTTTATAATGAAGAGTACGGGGATTGGTTTTTCCACTGTCATATCCTCTACCACATGATGGGGGGCATGGCCAGGGTTTTCAGTTATGATACCCCAAGGGATCTGAGGATGAAGGATTTTCCTGTTCAAAAGTTGGTAGATGAAACTGACCATTATTATGCTTGGGGTGCTGCCAGATTGGGTTCCAATTTTAATGAACTCTTCCTTGTTTCAAGTAATATCAGGAATGAATTTGGGGTACGGGCAGAATTTGACTACGACCAAAATGCCGAGGTGGAAGTCAATTATAACAGGTATCTCAATGACTGGGTACGGGTCTATGCAGGGGTAAACACGGAAACCTCCATCCCTGATTCCTATGACCGTTTCAATACAGTGGGACTGATAGGGGTCAAGTATTTTACCCCATACCGCTTTAATATGGATGTGAGTATGGACCACCAGCTGCGTCCAAGAATAAGGTTGGATAGGGAACTATTGCTTTTTCCCAGGATTTTCCTCGAGGGGGAATATGAATTTCGGGCCGATTTTGGATGGGTCAACGATTTGGGGAATTCATCCTATGAAAGTGAGACCCAATGGCTGGTAGGGGCCTCCTATATCCTTTCACGTAATTTTTCAATCCAGGCCAATTACAACAACCGATATGGTTGGGGCGGAGGCCTGCTAGCCCGTTTTTAA